One stretch of Gemmatimonadota bacterium DNA includes these proteins:
- a CDS encoding tetratricopeptide repeat protein, with product MAGAQDVDIDLAAGALLIAEEQYPQLHPAPYLRRLDLLAERVRDRLSNEGAPLIVLQELNRVLFEEEGFRGNTDAYYDPRNSFLNDVLDRRVGIPITLSIVYLEVGWRLGLPLVGVNFPAHFLVRYQGEALRILVDAFERGRLRFEDQAQELLDRVYGGTVRLNRQFLQPAGKKEILARLLSNLKGIYLNLGEDRRALSAIERLLLLHPMASDEVRDRAVLLARSGRLSEAIADLERYLDLAPQAPDARRVRDLIQELEREGRS from the coding sequence CTGGCGGGGGCGCAGGACGTCGACATCGATCTGGCCGCGGGCGCCTTGCTGATTGCGGAGGAGCAGTACCCGCAGCTCCATCCCGCGCCGTACCTGCGGCGGCTCGATCTGCTGGCGGAAAGGGTGCGGGACCGGTTGAGCAATGAGGGCGCGCCGCTCATCGTGCTGCAGGAGCTGAACCGCGTGCTTTTCGAGGAGGAGGGATTCCGTGGCAACACGGATGCCTATTACGATCCGCGCAATTCCTTTCTCAACGACGTGCTCGACCGCCGGGTCGGCATCCCCATCACGCTGAGCATCGTTTACCTGGAGGTGGGCTGGCGGCTCGGCCTGCCCCTGGTGGGCGTGAATTTCCCCGCCCACTTCCTGGTGCGCTACCAGGGCGAGGCGCTGCGCATACTGGTGGATGCGTTCGAGCGGGGGCGGCTGCGCTTCGAGGACCAGGCCCAGGAACTGCTGGACAGGGTGTACGGCGGCACGGTGCGGCTGAACAGGCAATTCCTGCAGCCGGCGGGGAAGAAGGAGATCCTGGCGCGCTTGCTGTCCAACCTGAAGGGCATCTACCTCAATCTGGGCGAAGACCGGCGGGCCCTGTCCGCAATCGAGCGGCTTCTGCTGCTGCATCCCATGGCCAGTGATGAGGTGCGGGACCGCGCCGTCTTGCTGGCGCGGTCGGGGCGGCTATCGGAGGCCATAGCCGACCTCGAGCGCTACCTCGACCTGGCGC